TTCCGTTTATGCCAGTTCTTACACAACTATGTTCTACTGAAACAGGTCTTGTGACATTTCGACAAGTGCTTTTGTAGTGTCCATGACCATGTTTCCACACAACTATGTTCTACTGAAACATTCTTAGGGCTGTGATTGAGGAGAACGGGCTGGACATCGAGTTTCCACACAACTATGTTCTGCTGAAACGTGACGATATGATAAACATTGACAAGGTATTGTTCATAGAGTACAGGCCGTTTCCACACAACTATGTTCTACTGAAACTCGCGTGCCGCGGAACAGGGTTCTGCGCTTGGTGAAGTGGTACGCGTTTCCACACAATTATGTTCTACCGAAACTTTCCGGTTTCTTGTCCTGTTTCGTTATATCTCTTCTTTCCTTGCTCTATTTAAGCATTTCTTCATGAAACCCGTGTTACTGGCTTTTCTTTATAAATACGTGCTGGAGTTGAACTCCGTTTTAGGATCTCTTTTGGCTAGAATTTCATTACATCATCTCTCAACTAGTCTTTTAGAGTGAACATAGTTTTGTTGTAGTTAAAAGGGGCTGTGGTGTGAGTAATGGTCTCTCATCATGAAAGAAGCTTTGAGTGAGGGATCACGTTGTCACTCATTTTTGGACAACAAATCGGAATCCCCCCAAACTGTACGTTAGTTCCTCCAAAACGGCCTGTATCATCATTTTGGCCTTGAACAGTCTTTTGTTCTTTCTGGAGTTTTCTCTCAAGGCATTTTGGTTTGCTGGTGTTACAGGTTATATTATGTTCTCCTGAGGGTTTCTTTCGTGGCCTATGACGTGAACTTTGAATTTTCCGGAGAGTTCATATATTAAAACTGAGTCGTCACTGTCTATCAGTTTTGAGAGGCCCTTTTTAACCTCCTCCAGTTGTCTATAATCTATTTCTCCTTCAAAGACACTATTCTGTCGCCAGCACAGGTATCTTGCTAGAAAGTCGTGAACTTTGACAACCCTCTTCTTGTCCACGTCGTAAACGACGATGACGTGCATTACCACCACGCTCTGAGGGACTTGTACTTTCTTTTCCCCGTTATATGGTTTCTAAAGGAGTATAGCTCTAACCTCATTATGTACCTCACGGAGGTGTACCTTTTGAGTTGGGGATGTCGAACTTTTCTCTCTAACTCCCTGTTGAACCCTTCGACGAGGAGTCTCTTGCCCTCATCAGTCAGATAAACGCCGTTCCCCCTTTTGAAATGTTCCTCCTGTATTTCCCGCCTGTTCGTCATCCGGGATGTCACTCGAAACACGGTGATTGGTTTGAAGATGTCAGCTATGTCGAAGACGAGGGAGTTCCTCCCGTCTCTTGGCTCGTGAAGGTAGCTCACAGTGGGGTTTAAACAGGTTTTGTGAATCTCTGAGAGAATCACGCCGTAAAGAACTGCGTTCCCGTAACTTATCATCGCGTTCACTTCGTCGCCTGGTGGCCGCCTCTTCCTACCATCAAACCTGAAGTGCTTGAGGGATAGGCCAAAGAGCCGGTAGAACTCTCTCCACAATTGGCTCTCTAAGCCCAAAAGCTCATTCGGCGTTTCGGCTTTTATCTCCACCACTTCAATCTCTCTGGTGTCTATCCCTAGAGAACGGAGGAGGGATAACATCGAAGCCTTTATTCCCTCGATGAACTGGGTCGCTATGTAGCACCGCTTCTCCGCATCAAGATAGTGATCAACTTGGGCGATGAGTGTTGAACCGCAAGGATTCGAGTCGGCTGGAATGAAAGATCCCCGGTAGTTTCCCCTTGTGCTGTAGCAGTGAACGGGAATTCCTTCTCGGGACAACAGCCTCAATGCCCCGCTCGTTAGTGTCACAGGAGCAAGACAAAAGACCTCACTCGTGGCCTTTACGGGAATAGTCCTCTTAATACCCTCCCCCTCGAACCTGAGCGTACCCTTAAAGCACCTGAGGATCCCTGGTTTAGTTATGTACAGGGGCCTTTTCACCTTAATCTCCCCGTGAGGTCGTTGATCAACCGGTCTAGCCCCTCCATCATGCCCCTAAAAATCGCCCAGATAACCCAGAGGATAATCAACCAGACGATAAGTCCGATGAGTAAGTCCAGCATTTCCATCAGGCCTTCTGTGGTTCCCACTAAGCGATACAACAGTGTTCTGCGGAAACCGGGAATTGACTACGGGAAGGACAGCCCAGTCAGAGTGCTCATGTTTCCACACAATTCTGTTCTACGGAAACAAGCGGAGGACGAGGATCCAGGTTCCCCTCACATGCAGGCGGTAGTTTCCACACAATACTGTTCTACGGAAACTCAAGGAAATGTATGAACATTTAGCAGAGAAGATTTGGCAGGATACTTTCTACACAATACTGTTCTACGGAAACCGTGTTCCAAGTCGAAAATTACCCGCTCGCAAGCCTAGAAAAGTTTCCACACAATACTGTTCTACGGAAACATTAGTGAAGACCTACCGGAAAGTAACCGGTAGGCGTGAAGTTTCCACACAATACTGTTCTACGGAAACTTCATTCCCGCCGGCAAATACCGGTACCCGAGGAATCTCCTCAAGTTTCCACACAATACTGTTCTACGGAAACCATCTCCAAACCTCCTTTTCGTTTTATAAAAGGAAAGAAACAAGTTTCCACACAATACTGTTCTACGGAAACCACGCCCCGATACCGAGCCGGAATACCGAGGAGAACCCGGAGTTTCCACACAATACTGTTCTACGGAAACTTAAGGGTTTGGTCAGAATGGATAATTTGGCCGAAGTTGTTATTCAAGTTTCCACACAATACTGTTCTACGGAAACAGGGCTCTGAGGAGGCTGGTTTCTTGTGGCGTGCGGTGTTTGTTTCCACACAATACTGTTCTACGGAAACTTTGGGAGGAGATACAAGAAAGGAGGTACATGTGATGAGGAGGTTTCCACACAATACTGTTCTACGGAAACTTTCAGGATTTTCAGTTCTTTTGGTGTGTAATATTATTTTCTTCCTTCTATTTAATTGTTTCTTGGGAAATCGGTAGCACCGGCACTCATTTATAAAGGGGTGCCAGGATAACGGAGATTGCTCTTCACTGGGATTTCGTAGCTGCCCTGTTATAATCCTTTGTGGGGAAATTCCAACTCGAACAGTGACATCACGGCTGATTAAGCGTGCTATCGTGATTTTTAATCTCTAAAACCTGTGTTCTCCATCCGGGTAGGCTTTTCTGGGATGGGAGATTTTCTATTCCACATAAGGGCGTTTTTCCGGGCTTTAATTTTCTTGGAACTCACCCCCTCTTCGGTTCCGAAGGACTCATCCCTGAGAATCTAGCTCCCTTTTCAGCATTTTTAGAAGAAAGAAACACCTGAATAGTACTCCTTAAGGAGAAATAGGGAAGAACGGTCTTAATTTGTCCCGGACAGGCTCGTTCTCCCTTTTCCTTTCTTACCGGTGCTACCCTTCGAGGGTTCTCGTCAGGATTGTTTCAATGACCTTCCACGGCTCTTTCATCGCCCCGCCGTATTTCACGTTCTCTTTTGTGTATCTAACGTACAGCTCGCCCTCGCGCTTCACCTCTATTAGGTTGGCCTCAAGGCCGGCGTGGGCCAGGAAGTTCCTGTCATCGACCTGCGAGTTTGGGTTCTTGCCCAGCAACCTCAGGAGTTCGGAATACCTGATCCATCCGTTGGTGTCCAGCTTTACGGACTTCGCGAGCCTGTCAAGTTCAGTCTTTGTTGATGCCAGGACCCTTCCCCGGAAGATGCGCTCCGATATCTCCACCAGCTCCTCCATGGAAAGCTCTTCCTTTGGAAGTCTATCCATTTCAAGAACCTTTGCCTGGAATGAGAGCTTCACTAGGGCCCCGAAGCCCCTCCCGAGGGAGAGCTTCCGCTCGACACTCCCCGGCGAAACCTCCACCGCGCGGGTATAGACGTCGGCCAGCTCTTCAACTGCCCCGGAAACTATCTCCATCTCCGGAAATGCAGAGGTGAAGACGAGGGGGAGACCGTTTACGACCGATGAAATCCAGGCGTTGAGCCTGCCGCGCTGGTCTCGTATCTCCCGAAGCTTCTTGAGTGACTGGAGCACGTTTCCGTAATCCTCCCCTTGAAGGGAGAAGTTGCCGAGGTAATCCTTCGTGTTCGGTGGTAGCGGTTCGAAGAGAGGGAGGGGTTTCACCTCTCCAGCCTCGATAACGTTTATCGTCAGCTCCTTCGTGATGTCCGGTACGAGAGGGTCCGAATTGTACGCCGTGAAGGTTACTTTGTTAGTTATTGCCGCTATTCCAAGGAGCTCCTTCAGCGCCCTGTACGCTAGGAGTGTGATGTAGTTGAGCCCGTGGGTCGAGTCGAAGTGAACGTCGAGGTCTCCCTTAGGGGGGAGTATCTGGCTTATCCCGTGGAGCAGATAGTAGTATGTGTCCATGGCACCCCCTTTGAACGTGCCGTGTGCAAAGTGGCCTATCCCTGGGACGATCAGGACGTCAACTTCCCTCCCCGCACCGATCCTTTCGAGGAAGTCCATTACCCTGCTCTTCACGTCTTCCCTAAGGGCTTCAATGGAGGAGAAGTCCCTCCCGAGGGTGTCTGAGAGCACTATAACCGTCCAGTCCGGCTTTATTGCCTTTTGGAGTATGGGGAGCGTTGATGGGCCGACGGAGCTTTCTTCACCGAAGCGGTACTTGGTCTCCCGCCACCTCTCGAAGTCCCCCCATGAAATGACGAGGAGCTTCATTCGAGCACCACCCAGCCCATCGGCATTCCTTTGGCGAGCCTTCTCGTCTTGGGGAAGTCCCTTGAGAGCCCCCTCCCTCCGGGCTTCTGGCCGAGGCCCAGCTGCCTTCTAACGCCCTCCCACCGTCGGTTTTCCTTGAGGAGGACACCGATTGTCATGGCCAGCCAGCCACTCCCCCAGCCGATGCGTAGAACGTGTCCTCCGTGGCCCTCCAGTGAGGAGTAGAACCTCTTAACCTCCGCTGCCTTAGTTCCGAACTTCCTGGCTTCGGCCGTCTCGGCTTTCCTGACGGCCGTATAGAACTCTTCCACAGCCTCCCAGAGGAAGGTCTCAAAGGCTTCCCAGGGCCGTCCCCAGTCCCTCAGGCACTCCCACAGGACCCCGTTGAAGTAATCCGAGTTCAGCCGGAGGAGTTCGGTATCGACCTTCACCTCTATCTCGGCGGTGGTTCCGGGTTCCAGGGCCTCGACCCAGATGGGTATCGGCTGAACGTTTCCGATGACGTCAACGTGATAGACGGCGAGGCGCTTCTTCCCTATCGCCCCGCTGTCCCTCACGATCAACGCCCTCATGGGGTCGCGCTTCGGTTCGTACTTAACCCCGGAGCGCCTGTCCGATTCCATCCCGAACACGATGGCCTCAAGCAGGTCGTCGGCGTGCTTTCCATCCGTTCTCTCCTGCGGGAGCTTTGCCAGATAAAAGTCCACGAGGCTCTCGCTCCAGCCTATTTCTCTGGCCAGTTCCGCGGTTTTTCTCTCTACCTGTCCCCTTTTGTTTTTTATCCCTGAAACAACGTTCATAGCCGTGCCAGAGTCGCCGCACTCCTTCAGAGCCTTGTAGAGAACCGCCGTTCTCAGCGCTCCTTTAACGCTTGAACCTGGGATGTAAGGCCTCCCGTTCAGCTTTATGAACTCCTTTATCTGCATGCTCCTCCGTCCGGGCTCTCCGTGGATCCTTAGGGCGTAGAGTGCATAATCCGAGGGGTTCAGGTGGAGTTCATCTATGTACCCCTTCCAGACGTAGGCGTCGCCAGGCGGGTTCTTGAGCAGGTGTAGTATCTCTTCGAGGCTTATTCCCATATTAATAAGATCTGCGGTGAGCTTTCCGGTATCGAGGACGTAAACGACGCCATCGCCGGGATATATGTCGAGGGGAGTTAACTCTCTGCCGTTGCCGATGTGGAGGGGGGAGAGCACCTTCAGAGTCATCCCTGTCATTCCAGACCCTCCGGGAGAAGCGTTGGAATTTGGAATGTTAAGCCGTAGACCTGAACCTTGAAGAGAAGGCCGAGGTCGAGGCTCTCAAACCTTCCTGGGTCTCCCTTCACAACCGAACCCTCCGCTATGAACGTCATCTTGGGCTTCCTTCGTCCGAAGCTCCAGCCGCCCTTTCTCAGGATTTTCCAGAGAACGGGTGTTTTTGTCGGCAGGGCATTGGAGATGGTGACGGAGTACTGGCTCTCGGGGGCTTTTATCTCGATTGAGTCAAAGGAGGGATTGAACAATCCTGAGCCCCAGGTGGACTTTCCGCCGATTCCGGTATCCGCAAGGAACCTCACCGCAGGCTCTATAAAATCCCTGAAGGTGTCTTCAGGCCCTGAGTAGAGGAAGTAGAATCCCGCATTCTCCTTGAACCGCACTTCCTCCCAGAAGTATATCGCCGAATCTTGGGTCACCCTGTCAAGGACGACCTTGGGAACGTCTACGATGGCGTGGGTATCCCTCTCTGGAACCTCGAACGGTTCCA
The Thermococcus radiotolerans genome window above contains:
- the cas2 gene encoding CRISPR-associated endonuclease Cas2, yielding MHVIVVYDVDKKRVVKVHDFLARYLCWRQNSVFEGEIDYRQLEEVKKGLSKLIDSDDSVLIYELSGKFKVHVIGHERNPQENII
- the cas1b gene encoding type I-B CRISPR-associated endonuclease Cas1b: MKRPLYITKPGILRCFKGTLRFEGEGIKRTIPVKATSEVFCLAPVTLTSGALRLLSREGIPVHCYSTRGNYRGSFIPADSNPCGSTLIAQVDHYLDAEKRCYIATQFIEGIKASMLSLLRSLGIDTREIEVVEIKAETPNELLGLESQLWREFYRLFGLSLKHFRFDGRKRRPPGDEVNAMISYGNAVLYGVILSEIHKTCLNPTVSYLHEPRDGRNSLVFDIADIFKPITVFRVTSRMTNRREIQEEHFKRGNGVYLTDEGKRLLVEGFNRELERKVRHPQLKRYTSVRYIMRLELYSFRNHITGKRKYKSLRAWW
- the csx1 gene encoding CRISPR-associated CARF protein Csx1, with product MKLLVISWGDFERWRETKYRFGEESSVGPSTLPILQKAIKPDWTVIVLSDTLGRDFSSIEALREDVKSRVMDFLERIGAGREVDVLIVPGIGHFAHGTFKGGAMDTYYYLLHGISQILPPKGDLDVHFDSTHGLNYITLLAYRALKELLGIAAITNKVTFTAYNSDPLVPDITKELTINVIEAGEVKPLPLFEPLPPNTKDYLGNFSLQGEDYGNVLQSLKKLREIRDQRGRLNAWISSVVNGLPLVFTSAFPEMEIVSGAVEELADVYTRAVEVSPGSVERKLSLGRGFGALVKLSFQAKVLEMDRLPKEELSMEELVEISERIFRGRVLASTKTELDRLAKSVKLDTNGWIRYSELLRLLGKNPNSQVDDRNFLAHAGLEANLIEVKREGELYVRYTKENVKYGGAMKEPWKVIETILTRTLEG
- the csm5 gene encoding type III-A CRISPR-associated RAMP protein Csm5 produces the protein MTGMTLKVLSPLHIGNGRELTPLDIYPGDGVVYVLDTGKLTADLINMGISLEEILHLLKNPPGDAYVWKGYIDELHLNPSDYALYALRIHGEPGRRSMQIKEFIKLNGRPYIPGSSVKGALRTAVLYKALKECGDSGTAMNVVSGIKNKRGQVERKTAELAREIGWSESLVDFYLAKLPQERTDGKHADDLLEAIVFGMESDRRSGVKYEPKRDPMRALIVRDSGAIGKKRLAVYHVDVIGNVQPIPIWVEALEPGTTAEIEVKVDTELLRLNSDYFNGVLWECLRDWGRPWEAFETFLWEAVEEFYTAVRKAETAEARKFGTKAAEVKRFYSSLEGHGGHVLRIGWGSGWLAMTIGVLLKENRRWEGVRRQLGLGQKPGGRGLSRDFPKTRRLAKGMPMGWVVLE
- the csm4 gene encoding type III-A CRISPR-associated RAMP protein Csm4; this translates as MAKFRVVRLKPKGALREIPHSDTLFGAIANAVSLLYGQMAVEELLEAFKGGARISSAFPYLGNTYYLPKPLTVELMDFGNDTAKAKRIKRAAYLDLENFERALKLEPFEVPERDTHAIVDVPKVVLDRVTQDSAIYFWEEVRFKENAGFYFLYSGPEDTFRDFIEPAVRFLADTGIGGKSTWGSGLFNPSFDSIEIKAPESQYSVTISNALPTKTPVLWKILRKGGWSFGRRKPKMTFIAEGSVVKGDPGRFESLDLGLLFKVQVYGLTFQIPTLLPEGLE